One stretch of Rosistilla oblonga DNA includes these proteins:
- a CDS encoding DEAD/DEAH box helicase, giving the protein MISEPLAFETPKLLSVKLNNIKIKTTGFDFPESPMWGKKSEEKIVRKKVQPADEIVVPEEDPEPKAKKKKSATRIEPPSDVIKLQDRLYYLLQPPMESLVGSGELNFPFKPFPYQFDGIAFLFPRYAAVLADEMGLGKTMQAISTIRFLLCSGEASSILLVCPKPLVTNWQREFKLWAPEIPVGIVEGDAEKRAWQWRHRATPVKIANYELLMRDRDVVTDPELKFDLVALDEAQRIKNRNSTTSKIVHAISRKRSWALTGTPIENSPNDLVGIFEFLSPGYLNNDMTPLALGKATRDFVLRRTKDKVLTDMPPRLFRDAELDLTPEQWATYQQAEDSGVIQLEEMGKSLTVQHVFELVLRLKQICNFDPATGTSTKMERLVADMEEVAASGHKAIVFSQWVKSIDKMRPALERFGPLEYHGRIPHKKRDGVIDQFKNDPSKHVILMSYGAGSVGLNLQFCRYVFLFDRWWNPAIEDQAINRAHRIGAAGSVTITRMLAMNTIEQRIAEVLDQKRELFESVFSDSASPGTVGLSRDDIFGLFKLRTPEGIVKTI; this is encoded by the coding sequence TTGATCAGCGAACCGCTGGCCTTCGAGACGCCGAAGTTGCTGTCGGTCAAGTTGAACAATATCAAGATCAAGACGACCGGATTCGATTTCCCTGAATCGCCGATGTGGGGAAAGAAGTCGGAAGAGAAGATCGTCCGCAAGAAGGTTCAACCGGCCGACGAAATCGTTGTTCCGGAAGAGGATCCAGAGCCGAAGGCGAAGAAAAAGAAGTCGGCCACGCGGATCGAGCCGCCGTCGGATGTGATCAAGCTGCAGGACCGGTTGTACTATCTGTTGCAGCCGCCGATGGAATCGCTGGTCGGTTCGGGCGAGCTGAACTTTCCGTTTAAGCCTTTCCCGTATCAGTTCGATGGGATCGCGTTTCTGTTCCCCCGCTACGCCGCCGTGTTGGCCGACGAGATGGGGTTGGGCAAAACGATGCAGGCGATCAGCACGATCCGGTTCCTGTTGTGCTCGGGCGAAGCGAGCAGCATTCTGCTGGTCTGCCCCAAGCCGTTGGTTACCAACTGGCAGCGCGAGTTCAAACTCTGGGCTCCCGAGATTCCGGTGGGAATCGTCGAGGGAGATGCGGAGAAGCGGGCTTGGCAGTGGCGGCATCGGGCGACGCCAGTGAAGATCGCCAATTACGAATTGCTGATGCGCGATCGCGACGTCGTCACCGACCCCGAATTGAAATTTGATCTGGTCGCGTTGGACGAAGCTCAACGGATCAAGAACCGCAACAGCACGACCAGCAAGATCGTCCATGCGATCTCTCGCAAACGGTCGTGGGCGCTGACCGGAACGCCGATCGAAAACAGCCCCAACGATCTGGTCGGGATCTTCGAGTTTTTGTCGCCTGGATATCTGAACAACGACATGACGCCGTTGGCGTTGGGCAAAGCGACTCGCGACTTTGTCTTGCGACGCACCAAAGATAAAGTGCTCACCGACATGCCGCCGCGATTGTTCCGCGACGCCGAATTGGATCTCACACCCGAACAATGGGCGACCTATCAACAGGCCGAAGATAGCGGCGTGATCCAGTTGGAAGAGATGGGCAAATCGCTGACCGTCCAGCACGTCTTTGAACTCGTCCTGCGACTGAAACAGATCTGCAACTTCGACCCCGCCACTGGGACCAGCACCAAGATGGAACGCTTGGTCGCCGACATGGAAGAGGTGGCGGCGAGCGGACACAAGGCGATCGTCTTCAGCCAATGGGTCAAAAGTATCGACAAGATGCGGCCGGCGCTCGAACGCTTCGGGCCGCTGGAATATCACGGCAGGATCCCGCACAAAAAACGGGACGGCGTGATCGATCAATTCAAGAACGATCCCAGCAAGCATGTGATCTTGATGAGCTACGGAGCGGGAAGCGTGGGGCTGAACCTTCAGTTCTGCCGGTACGTCTTCCTGTTCGATCGTTGGTGGAATCCGGCGATCGAGGATCAAGCGATCAACCGCGCTCACCGGATTGGAGCAGCCGGGTCGGTGACGATCACGCGGATGCTGGCGATGAACACGATCGAACAACGGATCGCCGAAGTCCTGGACCAAAAGCGTGAGCTGTTCGAATCGGTCTTCTCCGACAGCGCCAGCCCCGGCACCGTCGGGCTCAGCCGCGACGACATCTTCGGCCTCTTCAAGCTCCGCACCCCCGAAGGGATCGTCAAAACGATCTAA
- a CDS encoding PQQ-binding-like beta-propeller repeat protein, which yields MDTRANRFLPIFLLLAGFGVSKATAAEPTWTQFRGADRAGIVPDAALPVQWDAKKNIRWRTELPGEGWSSPVTDGKRIYLTAAIPSDKAAAGEDASNGSFDLSLLIIDAETGELQTQQTLIHQTAEETQKIHAKNSHASPTTILDGDRLYSHFGFQGTVCTDLQGKTLWINRDLSFKAIHGNGGSPVLVDNRLVFTCDGASEPFVAALKTDTGELAWKCPRPVEAKKKFSFCTPAVIKVDSKQQIVAPGSNCVLGIDPADGSILWQVDYDGYSVIPQPVYAGGILIVCTSYDKGGLLAIDPRGRGNITETNVLWQLDKGAPKTPTPLMQSGLLYMINDAGVAYCLDAASGDRVWQKRIGGQYSASPLLADGKIYFTSEAGETTVIQASRDFQELARNDLGERTLASLAPLDSSILLRTAKALYRIETP from the coding sequence ATGGATACACGCGCAAATCGATTCCTGCCAATCTTCCTCCTGTTGGCAGGCTTTGGAGTTTCCAAAGCGACCGCTGCCGAACCGACTTGGACTCAGTTCCGCGGTGCCGATCGAGCGGGGATCGTCCCGGACGCAGCGCTGCCGGTGCAGTGGGATGCCAAGAAAAACATTCGCTGGCGGACCGAACTGCCGGGCGAAGGTTGGTCGTCGCCGGTGACCGACGGAAAACGGATCTATCTGACCGCGGCGATTCCCAGCGACAAAGCGGCGGCGGGGGAAGATGCTTCCAACGGCAGCTTCGATCTGTCGCTTCTGATCATCGATGCCGAGACGGGCGAGCTGCAGACGCAACAAACGTTGATTCATCAAACGGCGGAAGAGACTCAAAAGATCCACGCCAAAAATTCGCACGCCAGCCCGACCACGATCCTCGATGGCGACCGGCTCTATTCCCATTTCGGATTCCAGGGAACCGTCTGCACCGATTTGCAGGGCAAGACGCTGTGGATCAATCGCGACCTGAGCTTCAAGGCCATTCACGGTAACGGCGGATCGCCGGTGTTGGTTGACAATCGGTTGGTCTTCACTTGCGATGGTGCCAGCGAACCTTTCGTCGCAGCTTTGAAGACCGACACCGGCGAGTTGGCGTGGAAGTGCCCGCGGCCGGTCGAGGCGAAGAAGAAGTTCTCCTTTTGCACCCCTGCGGTGATCAAGGTCGACAGCAAACAACAAATCGTCGCACCGGGAAGTAATTGCGTTTTAGGAATCGATCCGGCCGATGGATCGATCCTTTGGCAAGTCGACTACGACGGCTATTCGGTGATTCCTCAACCGGTTTACGCCGGCGGCATCTTGATCGTCTGCACCAGCTACGACAAAGGAGGCCTGTTGGCGATCGACCCACGCGGTCGCGGGAACATCACCGAGACAAACGTGTTGTGGCAGCTGGACAAAGGAGCTCCCAAGACGCCGACGCCGCTGATGCAGTCGGGGCTGCTTTATATGATCAACGACGCGGGCGTTGCCTATTGCTTGGACGCCGCCAGTGGCGACCGGGTCTGGCAGAAACGGATCGGCGGACAATATTCCGCCTCGCCCCTGTTGGCCGACGGCAAGATCTACTTCACCAGCGAAGCGGGAGAGACGACGGTGATCCAGGCCAGTCGCGACTTCCAAGAGTTGGCGAGGAACGACCTCGGCGAGCGAACGCTGGCCAGTCTCGCTCCGTTGGATTCGTCGATCCTGCTGCGGACCGCCAAAGCGCTCTATCGCATCGAAACGCCGTGA
- a CDS encoding SRPBCC family protein, translating to MICTGEDVLIAGTPAEVFLWLDDPQRVLQWVPQMIANAHQEAAGQRIGTRFHQRFQYKNRVVATSGEIVAFRQDQLLGMQIDQGGMRVRVDYRLEPAGDRTIVRQDVQLHFRPLLRIPTRMVAPLIRWIACKRIRGNLGHLKRVVEQAGNS from the coding sequence GTGATTTGCACCGGCGAAGATGTCCTGATCGCGGGAACACCGGCCGAGGTCTTCCTGTGGTTGGATGATCCACAGCGGGTCCTGCAGTGGGTTCCGCAAATGATCGCCAACGCGCACCAAGAGGCGGCTGGCCAGCGGATCGGGACTCGGTTCCATCAACGGTTTCAATATAAGAACCGCGTCGTCGCAACATCGGGCGAGATCGTCGCCTTCCGCCAGGACCAATTGCTCGGCATGCAGATCGATCAAGGAGGGATGCGTGTGCGAGTCGATTACCGATTGGAGCCGGCGGGTGATCGGACGATCGTCAGGCAAGACGTTCAGCTGCACTTCCGCCCGCTGCTGCGAATCCCCACGCGGATGGTGGCTCCACTGATCCGTTGGATCGCTTGCAAGCGGATCCGCGGTAACTTGGGGCATCTGAAACGAGTCGTCGAACAGGCAGGAAACTCGTAG
- a CDS encoding 6-phosphofructokinase has product MTAFDATTIDSTRPRIGILTAGGDCPGLNAVIRGVVKSAYRMGYETLGFEGGFEGLVDPIRCRSLTPQNTSGILTLGGTILGSTNRGRFGVTVGEDLKLSLPEPMIEAVRQTFQKTQLQGLICVGGDGSLSIALELHRAGLPVVGVPKTIDNDLSCTAFTFGFDSAVNCATDALDRLHTTASSHDRVMVLEVMGRHAGWIALHAGIAGGGDVILIPEIPWSYEGIIAKIDDRRRMGKNFTLVVVAEGAELPSGAVVTRESVQTDRQTLLGGIGNEISQQLNKRIEQEVRYVVLGHLQRGGGPTNFDRVLATQLGVHAVRLVVQKRFGEMVCYQPPQIDSVTIAEAVGELRRVPPDSSAVAAARAMGISFGDTLDYINPFLAE; this is encoded by the coding sequence ATGACAGCCTTCGATGCCACAACAATTGATTCCACCCGTCCACGGATCGGCATCTTAACAGCGGGGGGCGACTGCCCGGGCCTGAACGCGGTAATCCGAGGGGTTGTGAAATCGGCCTACCGGATGGGCTACGAAACCCTCGGTTTCGAGGGTGGTTTCGAAGGCTTGGTCGATCCCATCCGCTGCCGTTCGCTGACGCCACAAAACACCTCGGGGATCCTGACGCTGGGGGGAACCATCCTCGGTTCGACCAATCGCGGTCGATTCGGAGTGACCGTGGGGGAGGATCTGAAGCTGTCGCTTCCCGAACCGATGATCGAAGCTGTGCGGCAGACGTTTCAAAAAACGCAGCTGCAGGGACTGATCTGCGTCGGCGGCGACGGGTCGCTTTCGATCGCCTTGGAACTGCACCGCGCCGGATTGCCGGTCGTTGGCGTCCCCAAAACTATCGACAACGATCTCTCCTGCACCGCGTTTACGTTTGGATTCGATAGCGCCGTCAACTGCGCCACCGACGCTTTGGATCGGCTGCACACCACCGCGTCGAGCCACGATCGCGTGATGGTCTTAGAAGTGATGGGGCGGCATGCAGGTTGGATCGCCTTGCACGCCGGCATCGCGGGGGGCGGCGACGTGATCCTGATCCCCGAGATCCCGTGGTCCTATGAGGGGATCATCGCCAAGATCGATGACCGACGTCGGATGGGAAAAAATTTCACGTTGGTCGTCGTTGCCGAAGGGGCCGAACTGCCCAGCGGCGCCGTCGTCACCCGGGAATCGGTGCAGACCGACCGCCAAACTCTGCTGGGAGGCATCGGCAACGAGATCTCGCAACAGCTGAACAAGCGGATCGAGCAGGAAGTCCGCTACGTCGTGCTTGGGCATCTGCAGCGGGGTGGCGGACCAACAAACTTCGACCGCGTGCTGGCAACTCAGTTGGGCGTTCACGCGGTTCGATTGGTGGTCCAAAAACGATTTGGCGAAATGGTCTGCTACCAGCCGCCGCAGATCGACAGCGTAACGATCGCCGAAGCGGTGGGAGAATTGCGCCGCGTGCCGCCGGACAGCTCCGCCGTCGCCGCAGCTCGCGCGATGGGAATCAGCTTTGGCGATACCCTGGATTACATCAATCCGTTTTTAGCGGAGTGA
- the nrdR gene encoding transcriptional regulator NrdR, which produces MRCPFCQHDNDRVLDTRANEDGFSVRRRRCCNNCRRRFTTYERVEEIGIRVIKKDLVREPLNREKIRAGIETACWKRPPSRERIDSVVEGIVAEIHGQFEDEVSSRQVGEIVMKHLAPLDAVAFVRFASVYQEFDSLNDFVNVLSGRQQASKASE; this is translated from the coding sequence ATGCGATGTCCTTTCTGTCAACACGACAACGATCGAGTGCTCGACACTCGAGCCAACGAAGACGGATTTTCGGTGCGACGCCGCCGCTGCTGCAACAATTGTCGCCGGCGTTTTACGACCTACGAACGGGTCGAAGAGATCGGAATTCGCGTGATCAAAAAGGATCTGGTCCGAGAGCCTTTGAATCGCGAGAAGATTCGGGCGGGGATCGAAACCGCCTGCTGGAAGCGGCCGCCATCGCGCGAGCGGATCGATTCGGTGGTCGAAGGGATCGTCGCGGAGATTCACGGCCAGTTCGAGGACGAGGTCAGCAGCCGGCAGGTCGGCGAGATCGTCATGAAACATCTCGCTCCGCTGGACGCTGTCGCCTTCGTGCGATTCGCCAGCGTCTATCAAGAATTCGATAGTCTAAACGACTTCGTCAACGTCCTCTCGGGACGCCAGCAGGCCTCCAAGGCAAGCGAATAA
- a CDS encoding DUF4339 domain-containing protein — translation MPNSLSDKGVVFSMSQWFIQQDAETELGPLRPSELLDLVRQGVVTRETLCRKENSPWCHAQDVGGLFRAAESQVVGYRCPYCQKSVNEPPTYCKGCNKYVDEGIEILRDARGRKLEGKAQAFDTPKESTASWTSWVTKLKSQRSKRNNS, via the coding sequence ATGCCAAACAGCCTGTCGGACAAAGGGGTTGTTTTCAGCATGAGCCAGTGGTTCATTCAACAAGACGCAGAAACCGAACTCGGGCCGCTGCGGCCCAGCGAACTCCTCGACCTGGTTCGCCAAGGCGTCGTCACGCGCGAGACGCTTTGTCGTAAAGAGAACTCCCCTTGGTGCCATGCCCAAGATGTGGGGGGACTGTTTCGTGCCGCCGAGAGCCAAGTCGTCGGCTACCGATGCCCCTACTGTCAAAAGTCGGTCAACGAACCGCCGACCTATTGCAAGGGCTGCAACAAATATGTCGACGAGGGGATCGAGATTTTGCGAGACGCCCGCGGCCGCAAACTGGAGGGGAAGGCTCAGGCCTTCGACACCCCCAAGGAATCAACAGCATCGTGGACCAGCTGGGTAACCAAGCTGAAGTCGCAGCGCAGCAAACGCAACAACAGTTAG